Proteins encoded within one genomic window of Siniperca chuatsi isolate FFG_IHB_CAS linkage group LG4, ASM2008510v1, whole genome shotgun sequence:
- the LOC122875198 gene encoding proline-rich extensin-like protein EPR1, with product MAKPSATRPSATRTLSHQTISHQTLSHQNPQPPDPQPPEPSATRPSATRTLSHQTISHQTLSHQNPQPPDPQPPDHQPPDPQPPDPQPPDPSATRTLIHQTHQPPDSVPPDHQPPEPQPPDPQPPDHQPPEPQPPEPSATRPSATRPISHQTQCHQTISHQTLSHQNPQPPDHQPPEPQPPEPQPPEPSATRTLSHQTISHQNLSHQNPQPPEPSSIRPISHQTQCHQTISHQNLSHQNPQPPDHQPPEPQPPEPSATRPSATRTSATRTLSHQNPHPSDPSATRLSATRPSATRPISHQTQSHQTISHQNLSHQNPQPPDHQPPDPQPPDPSATRPISHQNPQPPDPQPPDSVPPEPSATRPSATDHQPPDPQPPDPQPPDPQPPDPSATRPSATRPSATRPISHQTISLQTLSHPTHQPPDPSATRPISLQTLSHPTLSHPTHQPPDPSATRTISHPTLSHPTHQPPDPSATRTSATRTLSHQTISHQTLSHPTHQPPDPSATRTLSHPTLSHQTQCHQNPQPPDPQPPDHQPPDPQPPDPQPPDPQPPDPSATRPSATRPSATRPISHQTISLQTLSHPTHQPPDPSATRPISHQTLSHPTLSHPTHQPPDPSATRTISHPTLSHPTHQPPDPSATRTISHPTHQPPDPSATRTLSHQTLSHHERTFLEDFLFSA from the exons atggccaa ACCATCAGCCACCAGACCATCAGCCACCAGAACCCTCAGCCACCAGACCATCAGCCACCAGACCCTCAGCCACCAGAACCCTCAGCCACCAGACCCTCAGCCACCAGAACCCTCAGCCACCAGACCATCAGCCACCAGAACCCTCAGCCACCAGACCATCAGCCACCAGACCCTCAGCCACCAGAACCCTCAGCCACCAGACCCTCAGCCACCAGACCATCAGCCTCCAGACCCTCAGCCACCAGACCCTCAGCCACCAGACCCATCAGCCACCAGAACCCTCATCCATCAGACCCATCAGCCACCAGACTCAGTGCCACCAGACCATCAGCCACCAGAACCTCAGCCACCAGACCCTCAGCCACCAGACCATCAGCCACCAGAACCTCAGCCACCAGAACCCTCAGCCACCAGACCCTCAGCCACCAGACCCATCAGCCACCAGACTCAGTGCCACCAGACCATCAGCCACCAGACCCTCAGCCACCAGAACCCTCAGCCACCAGACCATCAGCCACCAGAACCTCAGCCACCAGAACCTCAGCCACCAGAACCCTCAGCCACCAGAACCCTCAGCCACCAGACCATCAGCCACCAGAACCTCAGCCACCAGAACCCTCAGCCACCAGAACCCTCATCCATCAGACCCATCAGCCACCAGACTCAGTGCCACCAGACCATCAGCCACCAGAACCTCAGCCACCAGAACCCTCAGCCACCAGACCATCAGCCACCAGAACCTCAGCCACCAGAACCCTCAGCCACCAGACCATCAGCCACCAGAACCTCAGCCACCAGAACCCTCAGCCACCAGAACCCTCATCCATCAGACCCATCAGCCACCAGACTCAGTGCCACCAGACCATCAGCCACCAGACCCATCAGCCACCAGACTCAGAGCCACCAGACCATCAGCCACCAGAACCTCAGCCACCAGAACCCTCAGCCACCAGACCATCAGCCACCAGACCCTCAGCCACCCGACCCATCAGCCACCAGACCCATCAGCCACCAGAACCCTCAGCCACCCGACCCTCAGCCACCAGACTCAGTGCCACCAGAACCCTCAGCCACCCGACCCTCAGCCACAGACCATCAGCCACCAGACCCTCAGCCACCAGACCCTCAGCCACCAGACCCTCAGCCACCCGACCCTTCAGCCACCAGACCCTCAGCCACCAGACCCTCAGCCACCCGACCCATCAGCCACCAGACCATCAGCCTCCAGACCCTCAGCCACCCGACCCATCAGCCACCCGACCCATCAGCCACCCGACCCATCAGCCTCCAGACCCTCAGCCACCCGACCCTCAGCCACCCGACCCATCAGCCACCCGACCCATCAGCCACCAGAACCATCAGCCACCCGACCCTCAGCCACCCGACCCATCAGCCACCCGACCCATCAGCCACCAGAACCTCAGCCACCAGAACCCTCAGCCACCAGACCATCAGCCACCAGACCCTCAGCCACCCGACCCATCAGCCACCAGACCCATCAGCCACCAGAACCCTCAGCCACCCGACCCTCAGCCACCAGACTCAGTGCCACCAGAACCCTCAGCCACCCGACCCTCAGCCACCAGACCATCAGCCACCAGACCCTCAGCCACCAGACCCTCAGCCACCAGACCCTCAGCCACCCGACCCTTCAGCCACCAGACCCTCAGCCACCAGACCCTCAGCCACCCGACCCATCAGCCACCAGACCATCAGCCTCCAGACCCTCAGCCACCCGACCCATCAGCCACCCGACCCATCAGCCACCCGACCCATCAGCCACCAGACCCTCAGCCACCCGACCCTCAGCCACCCGACCCATCAGCCACCCGACCCATCAGCCACCAGAACCATCAGCCACCCGACCCTCAGCCACCCGACCCATCAGCCACCCGACCCATCAGCCACCAGAACCATCAGCCACCCGACCCATCAGCCACCCGACCCATCAGCCACCAGAACCCTCAGCCACCAGACCCTCAGCCACCATGAGAGGACGTTCCTTGAGgactttcttttctctgcctaG